The following are from one region of the Salmo trutta chromosome 20, fSalTru1.1, whole genome shotgun sequence genome:
- the gpr183a gene encoding G-protein coupled receptor 183-A: MQVMRTFNQPPTSSHPTPTLNDSDTCITLYNHRGYARVLMPLFYCIVFFVGLLGNALAFHIIRPNVKKINSTTLYSANLVISDILFTLSLPLRIIYYALGFHWPLGETLCKIVGLIFYINTYAGVNFMTCLSVDRFIAVVLPLRFARFRKVSNVRYICVGVWLLVLMQTLPLLSMPMTNEEPDGFITCMEYPNFEPVPNISYILIGAVFLGYGVPVVTILVCYSILCCKLRLAAKANQLTDKSGRSQKAIGVICCVSLVFVVCFSPYHIDLLQYMIRKLIYTPDCAELIAFQISLHFTVCLMNLNSCLDPFIYFFACKGYKTKVLKILKRQVSVSFSSAARTLPEGLSRDVSDGNKIHLNSTRNKE, translated from the coding sequence ATGCAGGTGATGAGGACCTTCAACCAGCCTCCAACCTCCAGCCATCCAACCCCCACCCTTAATGACTCAGACACCTGCATTACCCTGTACAACCACCGGGGGTATGCCCGAGTTCTCATGCCCCTCTTCTACTGCATCGTCTTCTTCGTGGGGCTGCTGGGCAACGCCCTGGCCTTCCACATCATCCGCCCCAACGTGAAGAAGATTAACTCCACCACGCTCTACTCTGCCAACCTGGTCATCTCCGACATCCTGTTCACACTGTCACTACCGTTACGGATAATCTACTACGCCCTGGGCTTCCACTGGCCCCTGGGGGAGACCCTGTGTAAGATCGTGGGGCTGATCTTCTACATCAATACTTACGCCGGGGTCAACTTCATGACCTGCCTCAGTGTGGACCGGTTCATTGCTGTTGTCTTGCCGCTGCGATTCGCACGCTTCCGTAAGGTCTCCAATGTCCGGTACATTTGCGTCGGGGTGTGGTTGCTGGTCTTAATGCAAACTCTGCCCCTCCTCTCCATGCCCATGACTAACGAGGAACCTGATGGCTTCATCACCTGTATGGAGTATCCCAACTTCGAACCGGTGCCCAACATCTCCTATATCCTGATTGGCGCCGTATTCCTAGGCTACGGAGTCCCCGTGGTGACCATCCTGGTGTGCTACTCCATACTGTGCTGTAAACTCCGCCTCGCCGCCAAGGCCAATCAGCTGACGGACAAGTCGGGGCGCAGCCAAAAAGCCATCGGGGTGATCTGCTGCGtctccctggtgtttgtggtcTGTTTCAGCCCCTATCACATCGACCTCCTCCAATACATGATTCGAAAGCTGATCTACACACCAGACTGTGCTGAACTCATAGCCTTCCAGATCTCCTTACACTTCACTGTCTGTCTGATGAACCTCAACTCCTGCCTGGATCCGTTTATCTACTTCTTTGCCTGTAAGGGTTACAAGACGAAGGTGCTGAAAATCCTGAAGAGGCAGGTGAGCGTGTCCTTCTCTAGCGCAGCACGGACATTGCCCGAGGGGTTGTCCAGAGACGTCAGCGATGGTAATAAGATCCACCTCAACAGCACCAGAAACAAAGAGTGA